The Sorangiineae bacterium MSr11367 genome window below encodes:
- a CDS encoding Fic family protein: protein MVTVPWPALQFEERTWSWAEHGSRPSRREDRTFRSYASAIPPEIAPLRPALSSEAMTLVVEAERRCATLDGHARHAGPELNELAAFLLRSESVASSKIERVEAPARAVFEVLAGLRGGQTMAGQVAANIRAMQRAVEVGAQSTAFGMDPFLSIHRELLRDDAAEHAWAGRLRMQQNWIGGSDDSPRGALFVPPRPERVEGLLHDLFRFAERLDIPPIVQAAIAHAQLETIHPFTDGNGRVGRALIHVILRRRAVITRSLVPVSTVLLSEPEDYFSGLTRYREGDLDTWVSDFARAVIVSARHGDILADRILELRAAWLEVARPRKKSAAAAILEGLIRQPVVSIDTARQIVRDDTGRAVADKNVYEAIERLVDAGILVEITRQRRNRAWVANDVLDLLERFQREVSKQRRLPDSLR, encoded by the coding sequence ATGGTTACGGTTCCCTGGCCAGCTCTACAGTTCGAGGAGCGGACCTGGAGCTGGGCGGAACATGGCTCGCGTCCTTCCCGGCGAGAGGATCGCACCTTTCGTAGCTACGCCTCGGCGATTCCTCCGGAGATCGCGCCCCTTCGCCCCGCGCTCTCCTCCGAGGCAATGACTCTCGTGGTCGAAGCCGAGCGTCGATGTGCAACGCTCGATGGCCACGCCCGTCACGCGGGGCCGGAACTGAACGAGTTGGCGGCGTTCCTCCTTCGCTCGGAATCCGTGGCGTCTTCCAAGATCGAGCGCGTCGAAGCTCCCGCCCGGGCCGTCTTCGAAGTGCTCGCGGGCTTGCGGGGTGGCCAGACCATGGCAGGGCAGGTGGCCGCCAACATCCGTGCGATGCAACGCGCTGTCGAAGTGGGCGCGCAGAGCACGGCCTTCGGCATGGATCCGTTTCTATCCATCCATCGCGAGCTTCTTCGCGATGATGCCGCGGAGCATGCGTGGGCTGGACGATTGCGCATGCAGCAGAATTGGATCGGTGGCAGCGACGACAGTCCACGCGGCGCACTCTTCGTTCCTCCTCGTCCCGAGCGCGTGGAGGGCTTGCTCCACGACCTATTTCGATTTGCTGAACGGCTGGATATTCCGCCGATCGTGCAAGCGGCGATCGCTCATGCGCAACTCGAAACCATCCATCCGTTCACCGACGGAAATGGTCGCGTCGGGCGGGCACTCATTCATGTGATCTTGAGGCGTCGTGCGGTCATCACGCGAAGCTTGGTACCTGTTTCGACCGTCCTACTCTCCGAGCCAGAGGACTATTTCTCGGGTCTGACCCGGTACCGTGAGGGCGATCTCGACACCTGGGTGTCGGACTTTGCGCGCGCCGTGATCGTTTCCGCGCGCCACGGGGATATCCTCGCCGATCGCATCCTGGAGCTACGAGCTGCATGGCTCGAGGTGGCGCGCCCGCGAAAGAAGTCTGCGGCGGCCGCGATCTTGGAAGGGTTGATCCGTCAGCCCGTCGTCTCCATCGACACGGCGCGACAGATCGTGCGGGACGATACAGGGCGGGCGGTTGCAGACAAGAACGTGTACGAGGCCATCGAGCGGCTCGTCGATGCCGGCATTCTCGTGGAGATCACGCGCCAGCGGCGGAATCGGGCATGGGTCGCGAACGATGTCCTCGACTTGCTCGAGCGGTTTCAGCGCGAGGTCTCGAAACAGCGTCGTCTTCCCGATTCGCTTCGCTAA